The genome window TTAGAGGTGCACAATTTCGACCCATTTACATTTGGACATGGTTACACCAAAAAGGTCAAcccacacaaaaaaaaaaaaaataaaaaaataaaaaaaaaataaagcctAATGATTAATAGGTTAAACCGGTTGAAAATTGTTGTGTATTTTTAATGCTTACAGCCACCTCCTAAATcacttttattttaaaaaaaactaGATGATAACTGTATTAAAGTAGTTTTTGGGTATTAATGCATTAATTAACTATATAcatataacaaaaaaaatatttattggtCAACCCGACCCAACACATAGTAAAAACAGCCTGTTTCAACCAGATACCCATTACACTGGTCCATTTTTCCATCTATATGGAATCACGACCCGTCAAACATTGATCGAGTGTGGTCACCCCAACAATATCTTCCTTGTTTAGTTAAAATGCTAAATCATTCATTACAAAAACCAACCAGGAAAATTCAAGCAAGTTCATCAAAGAAATCTCCACGTACCCGCAAAGCCATTTTCTTTAACTTATTCATTGCAGAAAACTGCTTCAAACGAGAAAGAACCGCAGGATCAATTGCTCTATCAGGAGCGACACCATTTTCGCATATCCATGGATGACCTGTACATACCAATTTCATCAACACATATAATTCAAAtctcacaaaaaatatttttataaaaatatcgAAACATACAAAGAACTTGATGAGCAGTTAACCGTTTTGCAGGATGAGAACATAACATCTTCTTAATAAGATCCTTTCCACTATCCGATATAAGGGGCCACGGGTCTGATTCAAAGTCTATATGTGCCTTCAAAACTGCATCAAATATCCCTTGTTGTGTTTctacataaaagaaaaaaaaaggtcaAACAAGCATTCAGGAAAGTCAACATTTTATGCAACATACATGAAAGATAATAGCATCAACACATACCAGCCCAAAATGGTGGTACACCACTTAGAAGTATATAAAGTATCACCCCTGCGGTCCATACATCTGCTTCTGGCCCGTAATGCTTCAATAGCACCTCGGGAGCAACATAATACGGGCTTCCAACCACATCCGTGAAAATTTGACCTGAAAGATGAACCCAATAAAAGTTAATATTCCATAAAATGTTAATGCcgtaaaaaaaatcaatatattttaggcaaattggattttaataatctgaACCGGCTcctttggccgataataatcccaactcagttaatTACCCACAATAATCCGAACTCTTctattttgtttgtaaaatagtccgccgttaaaaaaacgtaagttaagtttttttttttcgaattacaaacGGATGTTTtcgggcttttgatcagaacgaggatacaagtcgattgatgtaaaacttaccttgaaacAGTGCTCTAAATGACGAGATTTTTGTTAACTAGAAATTCAAACActcgaattgaagcaccgttttcgtcgtttAGAGCACTGTTTCGAGaaaagttttacatcaatggaatCGTATCCTCTTTTTGATAAAAAGCTtgaaaacatcagtttgtaatttgaaaaaaaaaaacttaacttccTTATATTTTTCATGAAAAAGTTGCTCAACCTAATTTGTTAATTTGAAGTCCCTCAACTTCTAAAAAACACTATAAAGTCACTAAactaattttgtatattaaagtCCCTAAActtgtttataatacacacactTTTGAATTAAATTCAAATAATGACTTGTTAACTCTTAAATTGGTTAAAATAAGATGGTATATATGTTTTTTATCTTACAAAAATGTTGGATGTCATTTTATCAAATTTTGACCAATTTTAAAAGTTAACAACTCATTAAAAAAATTACAAGTACGTGCATTTTAGACAAGTTTGGGGCCTTTAATATGCAAATATTAGTTTAGTGACCTTCTcatgtatttttttttacaagatgAGGGGCTTTAATATACTTAGGTTGACATACTTTTTTCACAAAAATAAGAAAGTATAGTGTTCTCTTCATGGTATTAAACCTTATTATCATTATTACAAGTAGGTTTAGAGTCCTGTAAAAAAGACATAtttcgtgagaagtgtgagaagtcaTAAGAATTGACATGTAGGCATATTTTGAACTTAGACGATGTTTTGggctgttttggcaagaaaaacatCAAAGATAACAATTTAAGACACAATGCAATGAAATCTaggcttaaaacttaaaacatCATGTCTAGAAcgttaagtagtgtgttttaagtgttaatTTGTGTCTTAAATTTCATGCCTAGAATTCATTGCATTGtgtcttaaattgttatgtttgttgTTTTTCTTAACAAAACGTCGTGCCTAATTCCAATATATGATGCCTACATATTAATTCCTatgccttctcacacttctcacgaaaATGGTCATTTTTATATGAACCTCACCCATTACAAGTAATCATTAACCGCGGTTAAATAACAAAGTAGTGGTTAACCTTTGAACACATTTGTTCCTAATAAGTTCACCTGGCTTGAAGAAAATAGAGAGTCCAAAATCAATGGCCTTGACTGAGAAATCATCATCTTTGTTAACCAACAAAAAGTTCTCGGGCTTTAGATCTCTATGCATAACTCCAAGCGAATGGCACACCTCAACAACACTAACAATAATCTTTGTCAATTTGGCAGCCTTCCTCTCACTATATTGACCTCTTTGAATAATCCTATCAAATAATTCTCCACCGTTACAAAGCTCCATAACAATATGAACATACAAAGGATCTTCATATGCACCCTTAATTGTTACAATATTCTTGTGACCCGTTAAATGGTGCATTATTTGAATCTCCCTTCTAACATCCTCGACATCCTCTTTTGAAATCAACTTCCTCTTGGCGATAGATTTGCAGGCGTATCTTATACCCGTTGAATTCTCGGTGCATAAATAAGTTGTACCAAACTGCCCTTGACCGAGCTTTTGACCCAATGTGTAAAGATCACGAATGTTGGCGGTTTTATGACCAAGGACATAATAAGCCTGATTGGCGTTGTGGCGGTTCATGGTGGTTTCTTTAATCCGAGGTTTTGATATGGGATTTGAATTTGGTTTTTTTATATTGGAATCTTTTTTCCTGGTCTTTTCGGGTGCACGGTTTTGAGGGTTCAAAGCTGTGGATGGGTAGTTTGAAGGCTTGTTATTTCTCTTGGAAGCAGACTTTTTTTCGGGTTGATCAAAGCCCTCATCGACTCTTACTGCATAAGATCCACGACATGTATTGCCCATAAAAACAATCAAGATTTTTAGTAGTTTTTACACTTTCAGCCTCTTCCTCATCCCATGTTATTATCAACAAATTTACTGAACACAAACATAATTTTATACAAGTTAGCCACAAAAAAACCATGTTATTATCTCATCAAATTTACTTAACACAAACATAATTTCATACCAattagccaaaaaaaaaaacaaacaaaaaaaaaaaaacaggctAAAATGAGAACATGAACAAGATAAAGACATATTTTTCCCAAATTGCGCGCTATGATCTCATAACCCTATATCTTATAGGACAACTCATTATATGCAACCCAATGGATCATTATATATTACTTATCAAGCACATTATTACAAAGTCTCTTAATTCCGACAAAACCCAACTGACTTTTTAACAAAGATCATATGAAACCATTCATAGAAATCAACAAAAGGGCATGATTTTGTGGGAAATGAATGTAAACGTATGCATGTTGATGGGAAAAAAGAAGGAAGAAAAGTACCCGGTTGAATGAAGAAAAAGAGAAACGGCGATCACGTCGGTGGATGTAGGAAACGATGATGAATTTGGTGGTgggtatatatatgtatgtatatgtatattcGAAGTTGGTTTTATTGTTTGAATAATACCGACCCTCCCCCCGGTTGTCGCCAAAACATCGGAGTGGGGACAAAAAGAATTCAAATGTTTTTACCCAAAAGAATTTTCATCAAAGATAATCCCGAAAATTATGGTTCATTTACTTCAGGGGTGAGATATTATTGGTTTATATGTTTTAAAGAGTAATCTAATCTACTTTTAAATATTCTTGTACCTTGATCTTTGTAGGATTTAAACATTTCACCTCGTAAATAGAGGGAATGCACTTTATCATCATTAGACTATACGGTATGGTGATAGCctatccttggaggatgatccgccacatAAGCGTCACGTAGATCGGGTgtgaggatggggcaaagaggATGGAGGTAAAGAAATGGGGTATGGgcctaaaatatatatatgtatatatattgtatgtataggtgtgtgagagAGGGGGAGGACCGTCTCCAACGTCTGGATGTCGACGTTCAGGATACCGGCGGTGGGGCGGGGGGGGGATGGGGGGACGGCGGCGACGAAGCAGGATGGGCTAGGGACGacccccacaccctccagccttagaTTATGTCTCTTTGTGACATGTATTACTAGTTAGGCATAAGTCCATAACACCACTACACCCAATCGCGCCATAGTCACATACTATTTCTTTCGAGTCCCATATAGATATACTACTTTCTGAATTCTAAGTCTCTAACCTACTATACTTTAGATTTGTACATGGGAGTTACAATTTTGATTTTGGTCTTTTGATATAAAGATATATAGTTTATTACTTTTGTAGATTAGTGTTTTTATGTTAAAAGtaatttgtttttattaattttgaaaataaaggtaaaataatatattatttgGGTGATTTTGAATCCAATCGAAATTTATTTGAATTCGAGTTTCAAATATAATAAAATCAAATTTTGAACTGGCATAAATTTCGTGTTCGAATCAAATAAATTCAATTTAATATGAATCCaggtataaaaaaataaaaacctgaATGATTCGATTTGATTAATTCTAAAATCCATTATTCGATTTGTTGAACAACCTACATCAGAGTTATGTCAATAATCATGACAAATATGTCGCGTCATTTATGTTGTGGAACTACTTTTAGTGAATGATGCTAAAATAGATGTGTCGTGTAAATTGATTTTTAAGAACTATGTGGTAGTGTTAAGTATTAGATAGTTTAATTAAATGTGTCAGGTTAAAAATAACCTGTGTAATATAACATGACACATTTTGATAACTCTTATATTTGAGATTTGTTATACAACATTAGTACGTTATATTTCCTCAAAATTTTAAATACGTTTATGTTgaatgttgtgattgttgctatatATTATGAGCAGTTTATAAGTCTCTTAAAGAAGAATTAGTGGATTTTAACCCTGTTTTCATGTGGCAGCTCAGTTTTGAATAAAATTCATATCGAAAGGTAGATAAGTATGTTCTAATAGTATATTCAAGACTTAAAAAAAATAACGTTACGTTGTTGTGAAAGAAATTAAAATCATATTATAATTGCTTTGTGGGGTTTGGCCGCATGTTTGAATAAAATTCATATCGAAAGGTAGATAAGTATGTTCTAATAGTATATTATAACCCTCGTCAATCGGTTTTGAATTAAAGTTATATCGAAAAACAGGCGGATCGGAACTTACAAAAAGTATATTTTTTAAACGAAATATGTTATATTTGACCCAGGTCGGGTATCGAATAAAACTTATATAGAAatatagataaaaataaacaaatcacAACGGTTTACCCACAATTTTATAAAATATCATTACAGTTATAAAACAAAAATGaaatatgattacaaaatatacataatattaaaataatagaagtggaaaaaaaaaaaaattttatgcTAACAACCGTTATAAGAATAAAATAAGACATACGAGGAGCAAACTTTCATTTTATCAATGTGTGATGATGGCCGAGCTAGAAATGCCACTTGTTTGTCGAATGCATGAAGTATGAATCAAAGTTTCAAGATGACGGGTTTATGTTGGTCTCTTACCAATGCTTTCGGATGTTGTGTGGGTCATGTGGAAGTACATAAACAAAATTCCTTTTTAAGCTTTGAAGATCCAAAAAAGTGGCCGAATTCTAAATTAACCACGATTAGACCTTTAACAGGTTGAAGAACTGAACCTATACAAGCAACAAACCGTTAGGCTCGCCACAGAGGTGGGAGCTAGGGCCACTCTGCGACTACCCTCCGGCATGAGGATAAGTATTTGTTTAGAGAGGGAAAATAGAGATATAATGAGGACGAATGTTCAGAAAATCGTACTTGAGGTGTACTTGCAATCAGTTGGTTTTAGATGACGTTATTCGACTGGACGCACTTTATGATGTGTCCTTTCCATGGACGGAGGGACGGACCTTTTTGTTATTGGTCATGGCCTTTTAAGCACTTGGTCCTCCGGTGGGTGTATATACGCCCGACCTTCAATGTGGTCCGGACTCGGTCATGTATCTTTAAGCTTAATGTTGAAATGTATTGTTTAATTAAGTCAGACATCAAGTTGCCCTCCttagaccctacctttgctttgctattggtggaatttactgagtatgatgatgatgatcaagtTAACTAAGAGGTCAATACAGATGTGTTTGCTAACAACGAAGTTATCGATACAAATAGTTATGTGGTTTCGGTTGTTGTGTGGGTCATGTGGACGTACATAACAAAATTCCTTTGTAAGTTTAATGTTGAAATGTGTTTGTTTAATTAAGTTAAAGATAAATTTAACTAAGAGCTCAATTCAATACCGATGTGTTTGCTAACAACGAAGTTATCCGTAGAAATAATTGTTTGGTAGCAACTAGAACAGGGGCAGATGTACATAGATataaggggtagcctccgctacggcttggcgctccggcggtagtgtaaaattagtgtaaattttggaaaaatttgacgttttttcgatttcgttaccgcttatttataaaacgttaccgcttggcgcgaatcctagatccgccactgaacTAGAATGTTTGGTAGCATTTGGTGTCAATGAGGAGCTAGTGCCAAGAGGGACTAGGTCAGCCTAAGTCTAATAGACTTGGGGCTAAATTGCCAATTTTTCTCTCTAAGAAATCTTTATCTAACACGTCAACCCAATCCCGACGTCGGTATAGGGACTCTATCCCGATGACAGTTCGTCGGTACAAGCTCGGATATacttttttttggtgtttttaacCTTTCCCGATGACATGTCGTATGGACAAGCTTCGGCAGGAAAGCCCAAATTTGATATACAAGTCGGGTTCTCGCTTTACAACACAACACGACACCGGCTAATTATGCAAAGCAATTTTCCAAACAAGTATTTTATACATAATTAATTATGTAATTTAATATAAGATAATTAGTAACATCACCCGTTTGATCTAAATCCACTAAAAGATGGAAATAGTTACGTATTGTTGCTATTATTGCATAATTTCGGAAACTATTTCGTTTATTGCATATAGTTGAACATGTTAGTTATCCATTTTACAGTAATTATGTTGTTGGACTTCATTAAAAATCTAATATATGTTTACTATATTGTTTACAAGATCAAATTGAAATAGAGCTCACCCAATTGACGAGGACAGGAGCGGAATAGAATCCGTTGAACGAAAACTTCTCCCAACTAAACGAGCACGTCCATTACTTGTCAGCCACGTTCAAGAATATAGAAAAATGCGGGTCACCATCGCAAGTCCAAGATGAAGACGAAGGTGAAGAAAATTGTTAGTTTGTTATGATAACTTGATTTAGTGGTTTGTATTAGAACAAACATATGTAATTTGTGATTTGTCTTGATTGTTAGTTGCGTTTGTATTAATGGTTTTAGTTTCAATTGTCGATTTATATGTTTGCGTTTGATGAGAAAATTTGGAGGAAATATTGTAGATATTAGATTGACATTTGACGACAATTTGCCGCTAAATTTTTAACAGATCTTTTAAATAGCAACCCTTTAACGACGACTTGTCATCAGGATAGGCTGCTATTTTATATATACAACAAACCTTTACCGACGACTTTTCGTCGAGAAAAGTTATATGTAATATTTATTTtgaattatttttaattaaatttttattttcaacGACTGTTTAGCGACGATTCGTTGCCGTTAAAGGGTCCTGACGACCTTCTGACTTTTAGCGTCGCAGCTGTGGTTACACAACTTTTCGTCGAAAAAAGTCAACGTATCAGAGAAGATGAGAAGATTTCTTGTAGTGTTAGATTATACTAGAATGATATTAGTTTCATATTGTTGATTTTTTATTAGGGAGAATTGCATATATCTCTCTATTTTAAAACCTAATTACATATATACCCAACCTAAAACTTAAATTACATAAATTCCCTTCTTCTATAAAATTAAAGAATATGACTGAAATGCCCTTTTATAACTTGAAAGAAAATTTCAGACACTTATTTCATCTTTACATCTCCAAACCCTAACAAAGATTTCTGAACAACGATATGCAATCCTTGTTGTAGTCTCATATGAAGTGTTGAAACGAATGATGGATTTGACGGTTTTCTGGATCGAAAGCGGTTACGTTAGAACAAAATTTCTTGTCTCCGGTGTATCTTCGAGTTCACCATTCTTGTCTCCGGTGTATCTTCAATTTCACCGGCAAAGATTCTAGAGAAATTCCCTGAAGGAACCTCATCCGTTGTTTGCATCCCCGCCGTCATTACCACGTGTTAGAAAGCGGAGTAACTACGACTACCACAAATAGCACACACTCCGTGAATTGTACCATTAGTCTTCCTTCTACGGTATGGTGATTGGTGCTACATCATTCATTGAGTGGAGAAATTAATGGTGGAAATCAAGCCTTCTATTTTGTAAATTAAGTGTTGTGCTGCTTGATGTGTGTtgagtgtaatataatttaggtatatattttaagccctttataaaacacgatatttactaacactaaacacacatatgggcaagtgcacccatcgtggacgtagtatagtgttggtaagataccgaggtcgtccaaggacacaagagcttttagtaccggtttatcatcaacgtctaatcaaatcaaaatgttagaaaaaggttttaaactaagaaaataaaactaactaaaatgctgaaaaataaaataaaagtaaaacagatagacaagatgaatcacttggatccgactcatgtgtagtgtaacctttgattattttcgcacttttgcacttgtttaagagattatcttagttattgtagtaggcccctcttttgaaggcgacgttaccctcaacccagtagtttgagtcagcaaggatacaatcctaaagggtcggattattgaaagataattaattaagttattaatgcataatgtggtaggcccctcttttgaaggcgacgttaccctcagctaagtagtctgagtcagcagggatacagtcctaagtagctgggttaaagttttaatagtagtttaacttatgaggggatcaaagagtttggacccccgccatccaatacattttgggcattgaaggaggtcctactaaatttgacccatgtcctttgcaggatctatacactgaacaatggcaagactcttaccaaaccattcccttaacccccgaccaggtagccaacatacctccatatagaccgtggagatatgaatggtgaaaatcttttattttatatagacagtaaaataatgccaagacaccacggacaaacgataaggaagaatcaccttcaacataagaaactagtaattaaagtcattaatacaaaaccaattaaaagtgcaaaagattaaaaataaaaagtattacactaaacacttgtcttcaccaagtgatgtaagagacttaggcaaacatggcctttgattgtcaagaactcttacgatcaatcttggataccgagacgactcacacactctatgatggacaatggatgatggtggtggatgatggtgttatgatggtggtgggtggtgggtgaagtgtgagagagctggtgtgccaagggatgagttgcaagagctccaaacactcctatttataggctgaacagaagctcgggcacggccccgtgtccatctgactctctctcttcattaattgtaattcgcaattacaataaatgcgcctgcaggaagttgaccacgcccccgtgtccgctgggcacggccccgtggtgggcaagagaagcttctatgagtttgtcttttctgctggcacttgggcacggccccgtgctcactaagcacggggcgtgttcagtcttctgccttctttgttttgcttgggaagatgctgtcggctggtcgggcatatcacttttgttccttttcttgtatttatgtttgattttgctggctttttgcttcttttgttattttgagctcatttaatcctgaaaatacaaaaggaagacaaaagcacactttttccaacattagtactaaaaaagggttagttttaagccacaattgatgtaatttatatgttgcattttgtgcatatcacTGCTACACTAGTGGGTGGAAAAATCAAATGGTGGAAGTCAACCATTCTAATTTTTACGTTTTGCGATATCCATGTATAGCTCACAAGTGGTTGTCCAAACAGTTTGTCGGAAATTATTGTTTCCGGACTTGCTGATTCATTCGGTGATTGTcagaaaaaaaaagtaaaaactgAAAAAACAAATGGAAAAAAAGCTAAAGGggggtaaaatagtcattctCTAATATACTGAAGAATGGGTCATGCAAAATTCATTTAGAGAAGTTTGATGCGAAAAAAAACAATTTTCAGTTATGGAGGTTGAAATTGACGATACGTTTGTGATACAGGGAATTGTGTAAGCTTTTTTGGGTGATTTGAATCTACCTAGAACTCTATCTAGGTAGGATAAAAAAGACATTAAGGAGAAATAACATAGTTCTTTGATTATGAATTTTAAGGATAGAGTATTTACGAGCGGTATCAAAAGAAATTTCTACAGCAGGAGTTCAAACCAATTAGTTTGAGAGTATCTACATGACAAAATCCCTAGCTAAGTGCTTTTATCCCATGAAGAGATTATACACATTTCAAATATCTCTTGGTAAGTATCTTAAAGATTATACAAATGAGTATAATAAATTTCTTCTTGATCTTGAAAACGTATATGTCAAATTAGAATATTAGATGAAAgaagacaaaaaaaaattatcttCTTAACCTTTTTACCTTAAGTGTATGAACATTAAGTGGATATATTGATGTATGTGAGATATAGATTATCTATAGAAGAAGTTCTTGAAGCTATGAACTAAGAGGGTTGAAGAAAAAGGTTGATATAATAGATGAACATGAGAAGGTTTACCTATCATGGATAGGACAAATCATAGATCTTTCAAAGTATAGAATCCTTCCAAGTTAAATTCAAAGATTATGGATTCATGAC of Helianthus annuus cultivar XRQ/B chromosome 1, HanXRQr2.0-SUNRISE, whole genome shotgun sequence contains these proteins:
- the LOC110882744 gene encoding calcium-dependent protein kinase 26, coding for MGNTCRGSYAVRVDEGFDQPEKKSASKRNNKPSNYPSTALNPQNRAPEKTRKKDSNIKKPNSNPISKPRIKETTMNRHNANQAYYVLGHKTANIRDLYTLGQKLGQGQFGTTYLCTENSTGIRYACKSIAKRKLISKEDVEDVRREIQIMHHLTGHKNIVTIKGAYEDPLYVHIVMELCNGGELFDRIIQRGQYSERKAAKLTKIIVSVVEVCHSLGVMHRDLKPENFLLVNKDDDFSVKAIDFGLSIFFKPGQIFTDVVGSPYYVAPEVLLKHYGPEADVWTAGVILYILLSGVPPFWAETQQGIFDAVLKAHIDFESDPWPLISDSGKDLIKKMLCSHPAKRLTAHQVLCHPWICENGVAPDRAIDPAVLSRLKQFSAMNKLKKMALRVIAESLSEEEIAGLREMFKAMDTDNSGAITFDELKAGLKRFGSTLKDTEIRDLMDAADVDNSGTIDYGEFVAATMHLNKLDREEHLVSAFRYFDKDGSGYITVDELQQACIDHNMTDFLVEDIIKEVDQDNDGRIDYGEFVAMMTKGNAGIGRRTMRNSLKSMRGDNQHPDSYIN